A stretch of DNA from Oncorhynchus keta strain PuntledgeMale-10-30-2019 chromosome 17, Oket_V2, whole genome shotgun sequence:
taacacacaatacagtctgggacgtatttccattgttaaatcatggaggataacacacaatacagtctgggacgtatttccattgttaaatcatggaggataacacacaatacagtctgggacgtgtttccattgttaaatcatggaggataacacacaatacagtctgggacgtgtttccattgttaaatcatggaggataacacacaatacagtcagacatttccattgttaaatcatggaggataacacacaatacagtctgggacgtgtttccattgttaaatcatggaggataacacacaatacagtctgggacgtgtttccattgttaaatcatggaggataacacacaatacagtctgggacgtatttccattgttaaatcatggaggataacacacaatacagtctgggacgtatttccattgttaaatcatggaggataacacacaatacagtctgggacgtatttccattgttaaatcatggaggataacacacaatacagtctgggacgtgTTTCCATTGGAGGATTAAATCattggaggataacacacaatacagtctgggacgtgtttccattgttaaatcatggaggataacacacaatacagtctgggacgtgtttccattgttaaatcatggaggataacacacaatacagtctgggacgtgtttccattgttaaatcatggaggataacacacaatacagtctgggacgtgtttccattgttaaatcatggaggataacacacaatacagtctgggacgtgtttccattgttaaatcatggaggataacacacaatacagtctgggacgtatttccattgttaaatcatggaggataacacacaatacagtctgagacgcatttccattgttaaatcatggaggataacacacaatacagtctgagacgtatttccattgttaaatcatggaggataacacacaatacagtctgggacgtgtttccattgttaaatcatggaggataacacacaatacagtctgggacgtgtttccattgttaaatcatggaggataacacacaatacagtctgggacgtatttccattgttaaatcatggaggataacacacaatacagtctgggacgtatttccattgttaaatcatggaggataacacacaatacagtctgggacgtatttccattgttaaatcatggaggataacacacaatacagtctgggacgtatttccattgttaaatcatggaggataacacacaatacagtctgggacgtatttccattgttaaatcagtctggaggataacacacaatacagtctgggacgggtttccattgttaaatcatggaggataacacacaatacagtctgggacgtgtttccattgttaaatcttggaggataacacacaatacagtctgggacgggtttccattgttaaatcatggaggataacacacaatacagtctgggacgtgtttccattgttaaatcatggaggataacacacaatacagtctgggacgtgtttccattgttaaatcatggaggataacacacaatacagtctgggacgtgtttccattgttaaatcatggaggataacacacaatacagtctgggacgtgtttccattgttaaatcatggaggatacgGGACTGAGTGTTTTTAATTTATCAAGCAAGACATTGAGCCCTGCCCATATCTTCTTGCTTAATAAAGTGTTATCTTTTGGGCCTACAAACCAGTGCAAAAATGTTGATGTTAAGGTAGACATGTTTAAGTTTTTAGAAACATCCGTTTGAGGGAATACTTTAGCTCCCCTAATCGTGATATTTCTACTGAACATGTAGGTTGCTCACCTGCACATACTCCGACTCCTTTTAGAAGTACAAGTTATTTTGTACCTCCAACCAATCGCAATCAGTCTATTGAGACATATTGCAGACTTgttgaaaaatatgttgttcATCTCCTTAAGAACAAACAGGAGTACATATCTTTCCATAATTTACCCAAGGATGAAAAACAAGCTCAGCTTGATTTACAATCCGATATGTCAGTCCTTACCCACcctgctgataagggtgggtcggttgtacTCATGGATAGGACTGTTTATGTAAATGAGTGTCACAGACAACAGTTTGACAACACCTTTTACAAGAAACTCAGAAGTGACCCCACTGCCCAATTTCAGAACACAATCTTTCCTGTCCTAGATGGGTATTTAAGTTCTGGTCAGATAACCAAAAAAGAACAACTTTTTAGCTATTCAACACCCTAAAATTGCCACTTTTTAAACTTTGCCGAAATTACACAATGTTACAAAACCTCCAGGGCACCCTATTGTAGCgagcattgatgcagtaacggcccctcGATAGACTTTTGTTGACTTTTTATTAGATCACTCGTAGAACAGCTCTCCTTCTTTGtaaaaggacaccagcagtaaaTCTGGgatgtatttccattgtggtcctgaTACAATTTCATGTCTGCCATtctagccattacaatgagcctgtccttctATAACTCCTACCACCAGCCTTTTCTGGTATTGGCCTACTGTACTTTAAACCTGATCTACAAAACCATGATTGGCATTCGATCAAAGGAAAAAGAGAATGGAGTACTTCAGATACTGTTTAACATCCGTTGTCCCCATCCAATAAGGTGTGGTCTTCCATCATACCCCTGGAAATGACATCATGGAGACAATCATGGACGGTGAATGTAATGGACAAAATTCTCATGTACATATGCAATTTACATGAGCTATGGTGACAATTGGATGAACTAATATTGTGTATCCTCACACAGAAACTGATGAGACTGGGTGTGTTTGGCTTCCCAACAAATTGTGCTGTCCATTCTGAATATTCAGACTCTTTCTGCCGTTCAGTCATTATCAACCCCAATGTTTACAGATAGGTGAGTAAGCACCTGTCAGTCAACACAAAGCAGCCTGAGCCTCTTCTTTAATGAAAACCCAGGGAGATGACAGATAAATAAATCATAGTTGTGGGCAATAACCTATCGGCTGACTGAGGCAATTTCCTGTGGGACAGGAAATGAAAGAGCGTTGGGAGACAGGAGCCGAGGCCGGGGTGCTGCTGCTTTGTTCTAACTGGCTGCCCATTATGAGCAGATCGTTGTGATAGGCAGGCTACCTCCACCTCACTCTTCCCGTTCCCTCCCAGTCTGAGACCCTCAATCTATGTATGAGACATCTCCAAATGTCTTCCATCAAAGACACAGGCATCGCTGTGAACTGTCACCAAGGCTGAAGAACGTCACATCCTGACGTCTATCAGACTTGAAAGGGCAAAATGCCACTTGGAAGCGGTGCATGGCCTGCATTTTAAGTGGAATTATGGGGGAAGACGTGAGTTAGTCTGATACTTCAAGCAGCAGTGAAATGACTCAGTGTGATATTTCTGCACAACTTCCTGAATGACTGGTCATTTGAATAAAAAAAGGGTGTATACCATGTAAATATTGGAGACAAAAGGCTAATACAGATGTCTGACATTACGGAAAATTGCACAAAAAAAATCCAACAGGTTAAGGTTCTTGCAACACACCGAGAACACAAAAGCTATATCCCCATGTGAATTAGGACAATACCTAAAGTGACAGGAAACAGTTATTGTAAATACAGATCTGTTATCTACGGATCGGTTATCAGTGCACACACTACCTACCGTACATTCATGTTAACTGAACTATTCATTTAAGGGAAGAGAGACGTATTCTTCATCCGAGGTCAAGTGCATTATCAAACTATGAGATGACAAATTTGTAGCCAAATCACTAAAGAGTATTTCGAAACAGTAGAAATACATCCTATTCTTAGTAATTTGGCTAAGAAAGTTGGGAAATGACAACACATGTAACAGGATCAGTCACATATTCAACAGGATAAATTGAAATTAATCTTAAAAGGATTGCTTTTATTGCCTTAAGTAATAGTCCACAACTCAATGAGTTCTGAAGAACTCACTACTGTTTTCCTCCTGGGCCAGATACAGTCCACAATTAAAATAGTTGGAaaacaagcaaaacatttttttaatacTATGGTATAAACAGTCAACAAAATTGTAATACCATTGATATTTTGGAGCCCAAAAATCAATTTGAGTTTTTGCCAAATATGGTCAAAGGAAAATGTTACATACAAGTGATGTGGGTGGACTGGACCCAACCTTGCTCAGATAGTATTTTTGGGCCACGTCTCTGAGGTGGGACCGGATCCTTCTACTCAAGAGGCTTTATCAATACAGTACCAGATACATATGAAATGAGAGATAAAATTAAATCTTTCATCACTAACAAAAGGTCCAATCTTATGGACCTAAATAAACGCATTAGTACTGATGTTTGAGTACACAATCAAAGGCTATATTTTTATTCACTGGGAAAGCTGAGTAACATACATTTTGGTTTTTGCTTTGTTCTAAATATTTTAATCTTCAAAAGTGTCTTATTATCACAGAGCGTCAAGACAACACATATTGTACAGCCTTTTGTCATTTCCTATCAAATTAATAGTTGGACAAATCTTAACTCTGTAGGCCTTTCCTTAACTTCTCAAAATTTGAATCAATAAACATTGAAATCCCAGGACTAGATTTTAATACTTGTGCGCATGACTCAAGAAAAAGGTTATAGTTTAAATAAAAAACAGCACATTATAACTTTACAATGCAAACTCACCTTGCCCGTCTTTACAAAATATCCTTAGCAAGGATTGAAGGAATGACTTACCATTTCAATGAAAGACAATATGGTACAAGAAATTACAAAAACAATACCATTTGAACATTTTAAATCATTTTTTACATTCTTTTCTCTTCAAATTTCTTCTTATAGGTACTTGATAAACTGGTTTCAGTTACCAACTTATCCAATAACTGAATCCAAAATACTCTTTCTGGTATGTGGACATTGCAAAAGTCTGTGTGAATGATATTGTTCACTATGATATGAAGGAGACTTTGCAGCCATTGTGAGTAGGGGGTTCTCTGTAATGTCTGTTGTGACCATTAGAGAAGacctcctgtctctgtgtgggtctGGGGGACTGAGGGGAATCAAGAGTTCCAAACTCCCTCCCTTCTAATCTGGGAAATTTGCTTTCTGTGTTGAATCCCAGGATCTCACTTATTGAATAAGGCAAATCCTGAAAGGAAATGAAATAAGAAAATGTAGATTATAAACAACCAATATGTAATTATGAATCTGCAGGTTATTGACTTAATTGAAAGTATAAATAAATAGCAATCCTTGAACATACTGTACCTTACAACTTCTGATCTGCATACAAATAGCCTCTGATTTGTGAAGGATTTCTTCAATGTCCAGCTTCATTGATAGTTCATTGATGTGCTGTGATAACATACAAAACAATGACATTTAAAACTAAATAACTTAGAAAACACTCCAAACAACCCACCTTGAAAATATGTCTGATTAAAAAAAAAGAATTAAACTGACAAACCAGTTGAAACTTGCAAATAACAGCTGTTACCTTGAGGATCTCATTGAAGCCATAGTTTTCCTCCATGATTTTCCTTTTCTCAGAGTCTAGGATGGCACAGCACACCAGCAGATGGAAGTTTTGGCAGGGGAGGCCAGTCCACATGACCTGAGCAGAACCCGGAAGTCTTATTAACAAGAACCATCAGAAAGCATAAAGATAAACCATGAAGTCAAAAAGAAAAGTAATAAAAGCATCAACTAGAATCATTAAATAAATCTCATAAGCACGAGACTGACAGATTGGCTTCCCCCTAAATTACAAGGGAGACACTTACGCTGATAGGTCGATGCATGAACAGCACTCACCTCCCACAGACGAAGGACATCTGGATAACTGAGCTCCCTCTTGAAGCGGATCAGTAACCACCGGAAACAGAAATACAGGTAACCTGAATCCTGTGACTCTGGAGGAACCAAAACAAAACACTGATGAGGAGAAATCAAATGGGACCAAGGATGGTAGCCAGTCGCTACTTCCTTTTCAAAGATAGGTTGTTGTTTTTAACTTTAACTAAATTAAAACTATAAAATACTATTGGTATTGGTTGATAATCTGCATATTTGCTTAGTTTTCTTTTCAGGATTTGCCTCAATCTTTATGGCTTCAtgcaaaataaaaatatataaaagaaGTATATACTTTTGTAAGTTGATCCTAAACAGGTGAATGTTTGAGGTGTGTTACGTACCGAGGTAGTTCCAGAAGGCCAGGTCCAGCAGCCTCAACAGAGTACTGAGCTGGATCAGCTGAGTCTTCATGCCCTGCATCGGCTCTTCGAAGTTCTGGTGCTGCGTACGCACGCACGTTATGGTTGAGTCATGAAAGAGTCACACTCAGGCATATCAAAGTTAACATTAGTTTTGTTTCGTCAAACTAACAGCAGCAGACAAAACAAAGCTAATCTGATTACTCACCATTTGATCCATGAAGGAGACAAAACACCAGAAGGCATCCACCTCGTTGTCCATCACATAGAGGATTGGGGAGAGAAGGTCACTCATACCCTGAACATAACCTGGAGACAAGTACAAGGAAACATTCCCACAACGTTAAATAAGGTGAACTTAACAAAAATCGCACTGATATGCAGTTGTAAGCTCATGATTGCCGTTACCACAGGTAAATTACAATAATTTCCTAAGGGACATCGATTGCATCTATGCCAATCAGATTACATTTTCATTCACATAAATTATCTCTGCTGTACTTCTTGGCAATAATGCTATAACTTACCCAGATCAAAATCATACATGCAGTACGTCATCAAGACGTCATGTAGTAACACCAGGCCTGGGTTGTCTATGCCTTCATAGAACCTGTtggttctgtctgttctgttcacGTCCTTCTCTGAGAAGACAACACATTCACAGATGATAAATAAAGAACCATACTCCGCCTCGTTCAGGAAAGGTACACCATGCTAAGGCAGTCATTACAGATGCATCCATGAACAAAATTGATCTAAAAGTGCATTTAAAATCACAACACATTTAACAGTAAAAACAACACAAGTGATGAAACAAAAGCCAAAAGGCTTAAAATGacttagatttgtgtgcattgggtatatgttgtgaaattgttagatactacttgtagatgttccgacaatgcagtaatgaaGCACAAGCATTacactacactcgcaataacatctgctaaacacgtgtatgtgaccaataacattttatttgaaatgAATCATCAACAACAACTCTCCTAAGACAGCAGGGTAGATATATATATTACCTATCAGGCTCCTGCAGTCTCTTAACCTGGAGTTTCTCCTTTCCTGCTCCTCACTCACCGACTTCCACTGGAGCTTCATCCTGAAGTACTCATCCCTTATTCACCAGGGGGAAGCAAGAGAGGGAAGAGAATATCTTCAGAATTACATTTTACTTTGCTGATATTCACAATCTCATATGGCTCTGCTGGTTAACAAAGGAAAATGTCAACAAAGACCTTATGACCTTCATGGTAACAGCCACTTTGATGGTAATGAAACCGCTCAAAATCTGCATTTGACTATTCCTGTCTTATAAGAAAGACATGTCAGTTTCATATAGAATGCCTGTCTTAGTAAAGCACACATACGTTTTCCTCCTCTGTTGGCCTTTCCGCTCGTCGTAGGTGCTGTCCCAGGTGTAATACCCCAGCAGAAACTTCCAGGCCTCTTTCCTCACCGCATGGCACAAGCCCTGCAGAATCAGCACAACATTGACAGGAATCACTTTACAGACATACCCAGAATTTTTATGGATAGTTAGTTACCACACCAATGTATATAGAAGGTCAGTTTGGCGGACACAAAATAAGCCTAGCCCTGGGCTAAACAGCATGTTCAATAGAGATTCTCCATTTAAAGTGCCTTTTAGTCCCGTACTAGGCTTATTCTATGTCTGGGAAACTGCCCCAGAGAGTTTGGCTGGAGATTTACTAGAGAAGGTGCTTCATCATTCTGGTAATTTTACAAAACTCAACGTACGCCTTTGAATATGATTTTCTTGAGTTGAGGGACATTTTCCACCCTTCCTTCCTGGTCCTGGTGCTTAGCCCAGTCCTCTGCAGACAGTGGCTCCCTCCTTGTTACCTCTGGCCTGGCGCCGAGGTCCATCTGAGAGACACCAACCAATAAGACCATGCATTCTTCTGCACTGTAACCACGTTAAAAGTCAAACCCCAGCTGAAGACCAGACACCCATTGTGCCAGCAGCCGttatcattacaccctgcatccAGCTGCTGGCTTGCCTCGGAAGATAAAGCCATAGTCAGACCAGGGGATCCCCTACTCACTAATCACATCAGATGTAGTGTACGCACATACAGCAACGTCCAGGTGCAAGACACAAGTAAAGTCATGAAATAAAGATAATGTAGTTTTTATGTACTACTCACCCTGGTGATAACCTCAAAGCCAGGTTCCTCCTGCTGGTTGATCTCCAGGCCGGGGATGACCTCTCCCAGTCCCGGGATGTCCTCTCCCAGTCCCAGGATGTCCAGGTCAGCTACCTCCTCATGGGGCTTCcgctgctgctgctccagctcTGGGCCGCGGAACGCATCGAAGATGTAGTTGGTGACCTTGGAGAAGCCGCCCAACGTCGTCACATAGGGATCCTTCTTCAGCTTCTGATGGGGAAACAGGGTCAAAATAATTAGGCAACCAAAACCAGGTGAAAAAAAAACTCACTGAAACAGAGATGTACTACCTGAATTTATCCAATAACATAAACTAACTTCTGTGCAAACCGTTTTGCTAAAGTACGTTTTTTCCATACAGGTAAGTGCCATTCGTATAACAGGTATATTGCATGACATTACAGTAACAAGGCCGTAGTTGTTGTCGTCCAGAAGGTTCTCGAAGGACTGAGAGAGAGCTCGGTTGGGAGTGCTGACCAGCAGGCAGGTTTCATCATCTGGGGCCCTGAAAACATATGGGAGAAAGGAAATAGAGGAAATAGAGAATTTTAAAAATACGTATTTGTTGTCATCAGCCTATAAGTAGAGATCCATCCCTATCAAGTGAGCTCTATTAGGCATTCTATATGAGGGGAGGGACAGAACACAACATATACCCTATACCTCAAAAACGTGAGGGGTTTCTTTGTCATGCAAAGCCCATGAAAGCCTCAATATTATTCAAATTCACATCAATTAATAGAGGATTAATCATACAAAAATAAGATATACAATGTGAGACAAGGCATGGAACAGGATGTGATGTCAATCATCGCCTGTTTTCAGTTCTAACCAGACGCCTGGCTGAAAATGGCCAGCCGGCACTTAATCCAAACAATTTCATTATGAAAAGCCACGATAAGAACTTTAATAACAGCTATCTGCTCTGACTGCGATAGAGGAGCACAGTGCCTCTATATAGGAGGAATTATCTGTTGTGATATTTGCCTCAAACAGAAAACCAGACTCTTTCATGAGGAGAAACTGCCCGCTAACCCCAACATCAGTCAGACAGAAGAGGGGACCAGGAGAGGGAAACCAAGTGTTTGCTAT
This window harbors:
- the LOC118395938 gene encoding TBC1 domain family member 15-like — protein: MSADTPPKVLFEHEGVFIHSNTEDSEDQDLLVSGFLRIIDKDGEIIVEYKPLEDTVDPSNMLCAGKDSSSVMEWAYCPGEERSSPQQAVVLEQQQSYETEWDMINAVSFPKRKPCSNGEGALNHTHEKSKWSFTFSVWDLRSITVKEEGWSRLVFGMKEPPTSLPSLHFHQGGSEGFLDCLRRYIIITEAPDDETCLLVSTPNRALSQSFENLLDDNNYGLVTKLKKDPYVTTLGGFSKVTNYIFDAFRGPELEQQQRKPHEEVADLDILGLGEDIPGLGEVIPGLEINQQEEPGFEVITRMDLGARPEVTRREPLSAEDWAKHQDQEGRVENVPQLKKIIFKGGLCHAVRKEAWKFLLGYYTWDSTYDERKGQQRRKTDEYFRMKLQWKSVSEEQERRNSRLRDCRSLIEKDVNRTDRTNRFYEGIDNPGLVLLHDVLMTYCMYDFDLGYVQGMSDLLSPILYVMDNEVDAFWCFVSFMDQMHQNFEEPMQGMKTQLIQLSTLLRLLDLAFWNYLESQDSGYLYFCFRWLLIRFKRELSYPDVLRLWEVMWTGLPCQNFHLLVCCAILDSEKRKIMEENYGFNEILKHINELSMKLDIEEILHKSEAICMQIRSCKDLPYSISEILGFNTESKFPRLEGREFGTLDSPQSPRPTQRQEVFSNGHNRHYREPPTHNGCKVSFIS